The following coding sequences are from one Sesamum indicum cultivar Zhongzhi No. 13 linkage group LG11, S_indicum_v1.0, whole genome shotgun sequence window:
- the LOC110012814 gene encoding extensin-2-like: MGFPSGPPSDDPNQKVVMGYPSTDSYHQSQQMYPQAPPAYPGPGHPPPQPPPQPPQMYPQAPPAYPGPSHPTAHTSSSFQTHSQHPYASSSFQRPPDYDPSQCQQDAKHPIPSGYEPSQFQHDTRYPVPSGYDPSQFQHDTKFVIPSGYDQSQFQHNTKYPISSGYDPSRFQHNATYPIPSAYGPPQFQHDSKYPFHSQFQHDPNLPIHGPQNPYPQPYNDYYYQQPYKPFVPENRDHSSFGKVMLILMIVLVGGMCMMSLVMWFLFETNIPEFGVTSLKVSNFSVTNTNLTGEWNADISVHNTNRELAVHFDTITSSIFYKETLLGVSSLQSFQVEKTEKADIKFSLSALNDAKMQALMLPQLAEDHSKGTVLFSLILSMKANFTTPTMVYRQASLRVLCENMPISFWNDQGNLIEGWRSRCLIYMHDSLKE, from the exons ATGGGGTTCCCATCAGGTCCTCCATCCGACGACCCTAACCAGAAAGTGGTTATGGGGTACCCTTCCACTGATAGTTACCACCAATCTCAGCAAATGTACCCTCAAGCCCCCCCGGCCTACCCTGGCCCCGGCCACCCTCCGCCTCAACCTCCGCCCCAACCTCCGCAAATGTACCCTCAAGCCCCCCCAGCCTACCCTGGCCCCAGCCACCCTACGGCTCATACATCGTCTTCGTTCCAAACCCACTCTCAGCACCCCTATGCATCCTCTTCGTTCCAACGCCCTCCTGATTACGACCCATCCCAATGCCAACAAGACGCTAAGCACCCAATTCCCTCAGGATATGAGCCATCCCAATTCCAACATGACACGAGGTACCCCGTTCCCTCGGGATACGACCCATCCCAATTCCAACATGACACTAAGTTCGTGATTCCCTCGGGATACGACCAGTCCCAGTTCCAACACAACACTAAGTACCCAATTTCCTCAGGATACGACCCGTCACGGTTCCAACACAACGCTACGTACCCAATTCCCTCAGCATACGGCCCGCCCCAGTTCCAACACGACTCTAAGTACCCATTTCACTCCCAATTCCAGCACGACCCTAATCTCCCAATTCATGGCCCACAAAATCCATATCCCCAGCCATACAATGACTACTATTACCAGCAGCCGTACAAGCCTTTCGTGCCTGAAAACAGAGACCATTCCTCGTTTGGTAAAGTGATGCTGATATTGATGATTGTTCTAGTAGGCGGTATGTGCATGATGAGCCTAGTCATGTGGTTCCTCTTTGAAACCAACATTCCCGAGTTTGGAGTTACATCCCTAAAGGTTTCCAACTTCAGTGTCACAAATACAAACTTGACGGGTGAATGGAATGCGGATATCTCGGTCCATAATACCAACAGGGAGCTCGCAGTCCATTTTGATACGATCACGTCGTCGATATTCTACAAAGAGACTTTGTTGGGGGTTTCTTCATTGCAGTCCTTTCAAGTAGAGAAGACTGAGAAAGCTGATATTAAGTTCAGTTTGTCAGCACTGAATGATGCGAAGATGCAGGCTTTGATGCTGCCTCAACTTGCTGAGGATCATAGTAAAGGGACGGTGCTTTTCAGCCTCATACTGTCTATGAAAGCTAATTTTACCACTCCCACTATGGTTTACAGACAAGCCAGCCTCAGAGTCTTGTGTGAGAATATGCCAATCTCGTTTTGGAATGACCAAGGAAATTTGATTGAGGGCTGGAGGAGTAGATGTTTGATATATATGCATGACAGCCTTAAG GAATAA
- the LOC105173985 gene encoding NDR1/HIN1-like protein 1, with protein MPEKVSSAHKSKRRILRKCFAGLFIFNFIILLAVLITWAVLQPKKPRFTLLEATFFTLNVSAANLVSTAIQVTVNAQNPNSRVGIYYDKVDVYATYRNQQITNYTGIPPFYHGHKDVDNIWPKFINGSNIPVAPYNGLALRQDQFKGDVRLIIKIDGRVKWKVGSFVTRRYDIHIACPAQIELYSNKTGVLIADESRYKLEQSCSVYV; from the coding sequence ATGCCGGAGAAAGTTTCCAGCGCCCACAAGAGCAAGCGTCGGATCCTCCGGAAGTGCTTCGCCGGCCTGTTCATCTTCAACTTCATCATTCTTCTCGCCGTCCTCATAACTTGGGCCGTCCTCCAGCCAAAAAAGCCCCGTTTCACCCTCCTAGAGGCCACCTTCTTCACTCTCAATGTCTCCGCCGCTAACCTCGTATCGACCGCCATCCAAGTCACCGTCAACGCCCAGAACCCCAACTCCAGGGTAGGTATTTACTACGACAAGGTGGACGTTTACGCCACCTACCGCAACCAGCAAATCACCAACTACACTGGGATTCCGCCGTTTTATCATGGACACAAGGACGTCGACAACATCTGGCCGAAGTTTATCAACGGCAGTAACATCCCGGTGGCGCCGTACAACGGCCTAGCCCTCAGGCAGGACCAATTCAAGGGCGACGTGAGGCTGATTATCAAAATAGACGGGCGTGTTAAATGGAAAGTGGGGTCCTTTGTGACCAGGCGGTACGACATCCACATCGCCTGCCCCGCCCAGATTGAGCTTTACTCCAACAAAACCGGAGTTCTCATCGCCGACGAAAGTAGGTATAAGCTTGAACAAAGTTGTAGTGTCTATGTGTGA
- the LOC105173983 gene encoding NDR1/HIN1-like protein 2, which translates to MGDKQPHLNGAYYGPSIPPPSKTYHRPGRGGGGCCCNPFSCCCSCIANCICTCICQILITILVIVGIIVFVCWLIFRPNTVKFYATDASLTQFNLANNTLHFNLALNLTIRNPNRRIGIYYDKIEARAFYQGQRFSSVDLQPFYQGKKSTDYLNAQFRGQNIVLLGNKEMSNYNDDRTSGMYDIDVKLYMRIRLKFWFVKSTKVKPKIDCDLKIPLSSNGTTSGVYESKRCDFDWR; encoded by the coding sequence ATGGGAGATAAACAACCCCACCTGAACGGAGCCTACTACGGCCCCTCCATCCCGCCGCCCTCCAAAACCTATCACCGCCCTGGCCGCGGAGGAGGCGGCTGCTGTTGCAACCCCTTCAGCTGCTGCTGCAGCTGCATCGCCAACTGCATCTGCACCTGCATATGCCAGATCCTCATCACCATTCTCGTTATCGTCGGAATCATCGTCTTCGTCTGCTGGTTGATTTTCCGCCCCAACACCGTCAAATTCTACGCCACCGACGCATCGCTCACCCAGTTCAACCTTGCCAACAACACGCTTCACTTCAACCTGGCGCTGAACCTGACGATTCGAAATCCGAATCGGCGCATAGGAATCTACTACGACAAGATCGAGGCTAGGGCTTTCTACCAGGGTCAGAGATTCTCCAGCGTCGATTTGCAGCCGTTCTATCAGGGGAAAAAGAGTACAGACTACCTGAACGCACAGTTCAGAGGGCAGAATATCGTGTTGCTCGGAAACAAAGAGATGTCTAACTACAACGACGATAGGACTTCCGGCATGTACGACATCGACGTGAAGCTCTATATGCGAATTAGATTGAAGTTTTGGTTTGTGAAATCAACGAAAGTGAAGCCCAAGATTGACTGCGATTTGAAAATTCCGTTGAGTTCGAACGGCACAACCTCAGGGGTTTACGAATCCAAGAGGTGCGATTTTGATTGGCGCTGA
- the LOC105173984 gene encoding NDR1/HIN1-like protein 1, with translation MVEKVCSHHKSKKKKILRRCCAGLIIFNFILLLLILIIWAVLQPKKPRFTLQDATIFTLNVSAPNVISTTVQVTINSRNPNSRIGVYYDKLDAYATYHNQQITYYTVIPPVYQGHKDVNVWSPFIYGNNVPVAPYNGLALSQDQSNGAIRLTVKLDGRVKWKVGSFISGRYHLHVSCPAYIPLGNSKNTGIVVGNAVKYQLSQSCSVSV, from the coding sequence ATGGTTGAGAAAGTTTGCAGCCACCACAagagcaagaaaaagaagatccTCCGCCGGTGCTGCGCCGGCCTCATCATCTTCAACTTCATCCTCCTACTCCTCATCCTCATAATCTGGGCTGTCCTCCAGCCCAAAAAGCCCCGCTTCACGCTCCAAGACGCCACCATCTTCACCCTCAACGTCTCCGCCCCTAACGTCATCTCCACCACCGTCCAGGTTACCATCAACTCCCGCAATCCCAACTCCAGGATCGGTGTTTACTACGACAAGCTCGACGCCTACGCCACCTACCACAACCAGCAAATCACCTACTACACCGTTATTCCGCCGGTTTATCAGGGCCACAAGGACGTCAATGTCTGGTCGCCGTTTATCTACGGCAACAACGTCCCCGTGGCGCCGTACAACGGCCTAGCCCTCAGCCAGGACCAATCCAACGGCGCCATCAGGCTGACGGTCAAACTTGACGGCCGTGTTAAATGGAAAGTGGGGTCCTTCATCTCCGGCCGCTACCACCTCCACGTCTCCTGCCCCGCCTATATTCCGCTAGGAAATAGCAAGAACACCGGAATCGTCGTCGGCAACGCAGTTAAGTATCAGCTTTCACAGAGTTGTAGTGTCAgtgtgtga